The Amblyomma americanum isolate KBUSLIRL-KWMA chromosome 11, ASM5285725v1, whole genome shotgun sequence genome includes the window CAAGACTGTGGGTGCAAGACTGCTAGTGGGGCTGCCCTGGGAAAAGCGGGAGTGGTCTCCTGGTGACCTGATGCGCACATATACAAAAGAGGCCATCGTGACTTGCGCTTCCAATGAACATCGCATGTCACACTCTGGCGGTGCACATACGTTTCCATGGCATAAGTGAGGACAAAACAACCGCAGAAAATGTTTACATTCGAATCAATTCGAAAGCACAGAGTTGTACTACATAGAAGATGACGATGAGCTGGCAGGGTTACGGGATGGAACGCTTGCGCTAGACAAGCTGCGAACAGACAAGGCAAGAGACAATGGATGATTTTGCTTGGGGTTGGTATCCGTTGGATTACTGCTTACGCACTAATAGAAGTTGCCTGGTATCCATAGAATTCTGCATTCCAATCGCTAAGAGACCGCCTTCACTGAAACAGAAcgtttataagctagaaaagacccgAAAAATGAAATAGAGGTGTCTTCATTACCAGCAGATTTTGCATGTAAAATGCATGAGTTGGCACCACTTTTGTGAGTAATGATGCCAGAGGCTGtactacactgccattcacttcgaaacagtggcagcccattcttttccgtAAGGATGTGAGGAGTTCTGAATTGACTGGCGGGAAGATCTTTTTTCTTTGCGATAAATCTGTCTTTTGCTGCCATACAAACGTCAGCATTTCCAGAACAAGcaagagaatcaatttttactttaAATAGTAAGGGACTATCCTTCGCTTCAGCAGTGGCAGACTGTCTGGCTGAATGAGTTAGCCTGTGCAAACCAATTTAGCTCTGTCACAAGTCACTATCGCAGCACAATTGGCGTGTAGGTGCTGCTTGTGGATCTGCAGGAATAATCCGGCTGGCCACATTTTGTAAGTGGCCTGTATGGCGACAAATTTCCCACTCTGTAGCAACTTGCAACTCAACAATTGGTCGTCTTTTGTTGACTGGCACAAGCAGTAACACTTTTGCAGGAGAGATACTTTGGCAAGAAAAATGTAGCTTTCACTGTGCAGCATGACCACATTGAGCGGAAGCCGTGCGTTACTCTAGACAGAATGCAGAACCCGCGCACAAAGCAGTGCTGTGGCGACTTGCTATAAAGATTGATAAAACAGCTCACATGCACTAACTCGTTCACCCAGACATCCTGCTCCTGCAGAAGCGAAGAGCAGTCCCGTTATGGCTTTTCTGTTCTAAAAGCAGTATCCAACTCATGACTGGTGAGTATGTTAGGTAGCGCACACTGTGCATTATTTCTATAACAGCACGCGTTGTCAGATAGCATTAATGAGCAGTTTTGCCACCGTTGCCTCGGTCCCTTCTCTTTCTCTGAAGTCTGTACGGGGAGATGTGCACTGCCAACCGGATGTCATTGTTACCTTTATGGATACAGCGCCATGCATTTTAGTGGTTAGCACACCCACAGCACTCACTGTGTCTCAGATGTTAGGAGTAATTTGTAAAATTTGCAAAACTTAATGCCTTCTTTGACTCTCAAGAAGTAGCCCTCAGCTGTCAAGGCCACGCCTACTATCCATTGCTTGGAAACCATCACCCATGCCACCAAGTGTTGGGTAGGGAGTGTAGATGTCAGAGTTTGTGACATCCACTTTTTAACATGTGAGCCTGCGGCATATATACTGCtgatttaaagaaaattgcaAGAGAGCACTTCAGTGCAAAAGCAACGCGAAAGAGACGCAAAGAGACAGGCATGGATGGAACAGTTGCTGATCAGTTCATGTCTGTGCAAAGGAGGTTGGTACTTTGGTGTGGTCTCTTAGACTAACCTGCTAGCCCAGACCGAGCTTTCGCTGCAGTGCTTCACCTAATCTGCATCTTTCATATGTAGGCTCACTGTTCAAGCAACGGGAAGAAGCAAACCAGGACTGGATTCCACCGCTTTTGGTGGGACACGATGCCATTGCGTAATGGACCTGTGTGCTACAGCAACGTGTGCCCAGTGCGCCAAAAATTGTGTAGTGCTCAAGCTGACGGTGTGGCACGAGCTATGGAGGCTCGTGTGGTGCCAGGAGCTTTGACGACATCAGTGTGTGCCAGTGAAGGACCTTTCCAGTTGTCTCTAGGAGCTAACGGTGCGACAAGGCAGGTAGGTGTTCAcgtaaaacttgttgctgggcgagttggcgcatcgtcctgtcttcctttcttcctttcgcgTGTTTGTTTTATGTTGCTCTAAAGTTTAATGAAGTAGGTGTCCATGCATCTACCTTTC containing:
- the LOC144109436 gene encoding uncharacterized protein LOC144109436, whose protein sequence is MPLRNGPVCYSNVCPVRQKLCSAQADGVARAMEARVVPGALTTSVCASEGPFQLSLGANGATRQAFRKPSAPWMAATFLSRRRKSMPRTIITTKAGTASYSWQ